In Gopherus evgoodei ecotype Sinaloan lineage unplaced genomic scaffold, rGopEvg1_v1.p scaffold_71_arrow_ctg1, whole genome shotgun sequence, one genomic interval encodes:
- the SEPTIN1 gene encoding septin-1 isoform X2, with product MDKEYVGFATLPNQLHRKSVKKGFDFTLMVAGESGLGKSTLIDSLFLTDLYKDRTLLDAQARIPQTLVIERRAVELEEGGVRVKLTVVDTPGFGDAVDNADCWGSIVDYIDQQFEQFFRDESGLNRKNITDGRVHCCLYFLSPFGHGLRPLDVAFLRAVQHKVNIVPVIGRADALTPREVGAMKEKIRQELEENAISIYQFPDCDSDEDEEFKAQDAELKRSIPFAVVGSNDIVRETKEKAFRGRTYPWGAVEVENPAHCDFLKLRTMLVRTHMHDLKEVTQEIHYENYRAQCIQSLSRVGARDRASRMKLSRQSATELPLLPLETEKLIREKDEELRRMQEMLQKMQAQMQQSQGEQSAAL from the exons ATG gATAAGGAATATGTCGGGTTCGCCACCctccccaaccagctgcatcGGAAATCTGTGAAGAAGGGATTCGACTTTACTCTGATGGTGGCAG GGGAGTCTGGGCTGGGGAAGTCAACGCTGATCGACAGCCTGTTCCTGACGGATCTGTACAAGGATCGGACCCTGCTGGATGCCCAGG CGCGCATCCCACAGACCCTGGTGATCGAGCGACGCGCTGTGGAGCTGGAGGAGGGCGGCGTCCGGGTGAAACTCACCGTCGTGGACACCCCGGGCTTTGGGGACGCTGTGGACAACGCTgactg CTGGGGGTCCATAGTGGACTATATTGACCAGCAGTTCGAGCAGTTCTTCCGGGACGAGAGCGGGCTGAATCGGAAGAACATCACAGATGGGCGAGTGCACTGCTGCCTCTACTTCCTCTCGCCCTTCGGCCATGG GCTGCGCCCCCTGGACGTGGCGTTCCTGCGGGCCGTGCAGCACAAGGTGAACATCGTGCCGGTGATCGGCCGAGCCGACGCGCTGACCCCCCGGGAGGTGGGGGCCATGAAGGAGAAG ATCCggcaggagctggaggaaaaTGCCATCAGCATCTACCAGTTCCCCGACTGCGACTCAGACGAGGACGAGGAATTCAAGGCCCAGGACGCGGAGCTGAAG cgcaGCATCCCGTTCGCCGTGGTTGGCTCCAATGACATCGTCCGGGAGACCAAGGAAAAGGCTTTCCGGGGCCGCACGTACCCCTGGGGGGCGGTGGAAG TGGAGAACCCGGCGCACTGCGACTTCCTGAAGCTGCGCACGATGCTGGTGCGGACGCACATGCACGACCTGAAGGAGGTGACCCAGGAGATTCACTACGAGAACTACCGGGCGCAGTGCATCCAGAGCCTGAGCCGCGTGGGCGCCCGCGACCGCGCCAGCCGCAT GAAACTGTCCCGGCAAAGCGCCACGGAGCTCCCGCTGCTGCCGCTGGAGACGGAGAAACTGATCCGGGAGAAGGACGAAGAG CTGCGCCGGATGCAGGAAATGCTGCAGAAGATGCAGGCCCAGATGCAGCAGAGCCAGGGGGAGCAGTCGGCTGCCCTGTGA
- the DCTPP1 gene encoding dCTP pyrophosphatase 1: MAGARGEGSQGAQSHLKISEAEDPGAEGGTPGEFTFSADPSLEDIRRLQAEFVAERGWGRFHQPRKLLLALVGEVGEVAELFQWRADPEARAGLPGWAPGERAALAEELSDVLLYLVSLAQQCRVDLPRAALRKLDQNRARYPADRAHGSARKYTHYQAGPTDAQRRDGPTDPCCPQD, translated from the exons GGGGCGCAGTCTCATCTCAAGATCTCCGAAGCTGAAGACCCTGGAGCAGAGGGGGGGACCCCCGGGGAATTTACATTCAGCGCTGACCCCTCCCTGGAGGACAT CCGGCGGCTCCAGGCCGAGTTCGTGGCCGAGCGGGGGTGGGGCCGGTTCCACCAGCCCCGAAAACTGCTCCTGGCGCTGGTGGGCGAAGTGGGGGAAGTGGCCGAGCTCTT ccagtgGCGGGCGGACCCCGAGGCGCGGGCAGGGCTGCCGGGCTGGGCGCCGGGCGAGCGGGCGGCGCTGGCTGAGGAGCTGAGCGACGTGCTGCTCTACCTGGTGTCGCTGGCCCAGCAGTGCCGggtggacctgccccgcgccgcCCTGCGCAAGCTGGACCAGAACCGGGCCCGGTACCCGGCCGACCGCGCCCACGGCTCGGCCCGCAAGTACACCCACTACCAGGCCGGCCCCACGGACGCCCAGCGCCGGGACGGACCCACggacccctgctgcccccaggacTGA